The Ramlibacter sp. PS4R-6 nucleotide sequence ACAGCAGGATGATGCCGTCCAGCCGCACGCCTGCCGTCTCGAGCATGCGCGCCATCACGGGTGCGCGCGTGGTGCCGTACGACTCGCCGAACAGGTACTTGGGGCTGGCGTCGCGCCCGTTGGCCGCGAGCCAGCGCACGACGAAGTCGCGGAACACCGCAGCGTCCTTGTCGACGCCCCAGAAGGTCTGGTTTCTGTTGGGGGCGATCGCCTGCGAGTAGCCGGTGCCCACCGCGTCGACGAACACGAGGTCCGTCGTGTCCAGCAGCGTCTCCATGTTGTCCACGAGCGGGAACGGCTTGGGCGCGGTGGTCGATGGCAATCCCGTGGCGAGGCGCTTGGGGCCGAAGGAGCCCAGGTGCAGCCACACGGTGGCCGACCCCGGCCCGCCGTTGTAGAAGAAGGTCACCGGGCGCAGCGCCGGGTTCCACCCGTCCGCCGTGTAGCTGACGTGGAAGAACGCGGCCTGCGGCACGCCGGCGGGATCGCGCGCGACCAGGTGGCCGGCTTGCGCCGTGTAGGCGATCGTGCCGGTGGGCAGCGTGATCGTGCGATGCGTGACCGCGTGCGCTTCGCCGGTGCCCGCCGGCAAGGCAGCGTTGGCAGTGACCGAATAGGTGGTGGGGTCGTTGAGCGGTGTGTCGCCCACCGCAGGCGGCGGCACGGGCTCCGGCGAAGGCGGCGGTGCGCCCCCGCCGCCCCCACCGCCGCACGAAGCCAGCGCAGCGGCGAGGGCCGCGGCGGCAACGGCAGCGAAAAGCCTGTCGAGCACAACCACCCGGCGATTTAAACCACGGGGCCGTGCCCGCGCAAGCAGGCTTGCCCTAGCTTGCCTGCACGCGATGGCATTCGCCGGCGGGAACGAGCTGCCAGCGCCGCGCGTGGAAATCGTCCAATTCGTGGCCGTGCGCGATCGTCACCAACCCGCCGCCCTTGCCGCGCACGAGTGCCGCCAGGCGTTCGTACAACGTGCGCTCGGCCGGCGCGTCGAGTGCGCTGGTGGCTTCGTCGGCGAAGACCCAGGCCGGCTGCTTGAGGAACACGCGCGCCAGGGCCAGCCGCTGGCGCTCGCCGCCGGAAAGCTTCTGGGTCCACGCATCCTCGTCGTCCAGCCGCGAGGCGAGGTGCGGCAGCAGCGCCTGCTCCAGCGCGGCCTTCAATTGCTCGTCGGAATACGCCGAGGCCGCATCGGGATAGGCCAGCGCCGCACGCAGGCTGCCGTCGGGGAAGTACGGGTTCTGCGGCACCGCCATCGCGTCGCGGGGCACTTCGACGCGCCCGCGCGCGAACGGCCAGATGCCGGCGAACGCACGCAGCAGCGTGGACTTGCCGCTGCCCGACGGGCCCTGCAGCAGCACGTTCTCGCCGGCGCGCAGGTGCACGTCGACGTCCTCGAGCAGCGTGCGGCCGTCAGGCAAGGCGAGCGTGAGGCCGTGCGCGGCCAGCTGGTCGCCTTCGGCACGCTGCGCCTGCGGCGCCGCCGCCGTGGCCTTCAGGCTGTCCTCGAACGAGGTCAGGCGGTTGGTGGTGGCGCGCCACGACGCGAAAGTCGTGTAGTTGTCGATGAACCAGGCCAGCGAGTCCTGCACCTGGCCGAACGCGCTGGAGATCTGCATCAGCTCGCCCAGCTGGATCACGCCGGCGAAGTAGCGCGGCGACGCCACGATGAAGGGAAAGATGATGGCGGCCTGCGCGAAGAAGGTGTTGAACCAGATCAGGTTCTTCTGGCGCCGGATCAGCGCGAGATAGTTGGCGAGCACGTGCGAGAACCGCAGGTCCAGGTGCAGTTTCTCCACGCCCTCGCCGCGGTCCAATGCGATGGCCTCGCTGTACTCGCGCACGCGCACCATGTGGTGGCGGAAGTCCGCCTCCAGCCTTTGCTGCTGGAAGTTCAGGCCGATCAGCGGCCGGCCGATGAAGTGCGTGATGACGCTGCCCAGCAGGCAGTAGCCCACCGCGGCCCAGACCATGTACCCGGCGATGTAGTAGGTCTCGCCGCCGATGCGGAAATCGAAGTCGCCCGACAGGCCCCACAGGATGCCGACGAAACTCACGAGCGTGACCACCGCGTTGAGCAGCCCCATCGACAGGGACACGCTGTAGCCGGTGAAGAGGTTGAGGTCTTCCTGGATGCGCTGGTCGGGGTTGTCGGGCGTGGCGCCCTCCTTCGCATAGCGCGCGAGTTCGAGGCGATAGAACGCCTGCATCGCGAGCCAGCGCCCGAGGTAGTGGTTGGTGAGCCAGGCGCGCCAGCGCAGCTCCAGCAGCTGTGTCAGGTAGAACTTGTAGACGGCGATCACGATCGCGCTGAAGGCCAGGAGGGTGAACCACCCCAATTGCTGCCAGAACACCACCTGGTCCTTGTTCTGCAGCGCGTCGTAGAAGGTGCGGTTCCACTCGTTGATCTGCACGGCCATGAAGACGGCCGCGAGGTTGAGCACGACGATCGCGGCGAGCATCGCGCGCGCCTTCCAGCGGTCCTCGGAGCGGAAGTACGGCACGGCCAGCGCCCAGGTGCGGCGCGCGGCGGTCGTGAAGGTAGCGAGCTTGGACATGGCGGCTCCCGTCGAAGCGGCCAATGCTAGCCGCGCTCAGTGCTTGGTGTTGGTGATGCCGGCGGCGACGTGGCCCGACGGCACGTGGCGCGCCGCATGGTCGACATGGCCGGTCTGGTCGTCGAAGAAGAAGTCGGGCTCGAACTCGCGCAGGAACTCGCCCTTGGCGAGGCCGCCGAGGAACATGGCCTCGTCGACACGGATGTTCCACGACATCAGCGTGCGGATGGCGCGCTCGTGCGCCGGGGCGCTGCGCGCGGTAACGAGCGCCGTGCGAACGCGCATGGGCGTGGTCGAGCCGGCCTGCTGCAGCAGGTGCAAGGCCGCCAGGAAGGGCTTGAACGGACCTTCGCGCAGCGGCTGCAGCGCCTTGGACAGCTCGTGCTGCTGGAAGGCATCGAGCCCGCGTGCCTGGAACACCTGTTCGGCCTCGTCGGAAAACAG carries:
- a CDS encoding ABC transporter ATP-binding protein/permease, which gives rise to MSKLATFTTAARRTWALAVPYFRSEDRWKARAMLAAIVVLNLAAVFMAVQINEWNRTFYDALQNKDQVVFWQQLGWFTLLAFSAIVIAVYKFYLTQLLELRWRAWLTNHYLGRWLAMQAFYRLELARYAKEGATPDNPDQRIQEDLNLFTGYSVSLSMGLLNAVVTLVSFVGILWGLSGDFDFRIGGETYYIAGYMVWAAVGYCLLGSVITHFIGRPLIGLNFQQQRLEADFRHHMVRVREYSEAIALDRGEGVEKLHLDLRFSHVLANYLALIRRQKNLIWFNTFFAQAAIIFPFIVASPRYFAGVIQLGELMQISSAFGQVQDSLAWFIDNYTTFASWRATTNRLTSFEDSLKATAAAPQAQRAEGDQLAAHGLTLALPDGRTLLEDVDVHLRAGENVLLQGPSGSGKSTLLRAFAGIWPFARGRVEVPRDAMAVPQNPYFPDGSLRAALAYPDAASAYSDEQLKAALEQALLPHLASRLDDEDAWTQKLSGGERQRLALARVFLKQPAWVFADEATSALDAPAERTLYERLAALVRGKGGGLVTIAHGHELDDFHARRWQLVPAGECHRVQAS